CGCCACTCCCGCGTTAGGTCGCCCCTGAACGCTGCCGCAAAAACCGCCTGCTTGTACTTCTCAACAAGCCGAGGAATGCGATCGAGGTTATCGCGAGCGCGTTTGGATTTCGCGGAAAGGCTATCGATTTTGGCCACGATCTGGCGCTGTTCGGAAAGCGGACAAACGGGTATAGGAAAGCTAGGAGCCCGTCCAGATATGTTTTCGTGACGGGCATTTGTTGTAGAGTAGCAGGCTCAGGCTGCGTTTGCGAGGTTGAACAGCTTGAGGAGGTTATGGACGGTGCAGATCATTGTCCACTCGGCGCGCACTTTCTCGATGCCCCGCAACAGGAACTGGCGGAAGCCTCTTGCCTGTTTGATCTGCCCGAACACCGGCTCCACCACTTGCTTTCGCAATCGGTAGGGTGTTTCGAAGCCGCCATCGTCGATCTTCTTTCGCATGGCCTGTGTCAGCGGGCCGCCGACTTTTCCGTTCGCTACTGTCGGGTGCTTGGCGCGTCCGGGCGCGACATAGCCATCGATGCTGCGTGTGTCGAGCGCTTCGAGATTGGCTTCGCTGCAGTAGCCGGAATCCGCTGAGGCCTGCCGCGGCTTGCGGCCAAGATTGCTCTCGATGGCCTCGATCAGGGGCACCAACTGGCCCTGATCGCTGCCGTGCTGGGTCAGTTCTTGCGCGACAATGATCTGGGCATGTGCATCGACGGCCGCCTGGGCATTATAGGCCTGAACGAAGCCATCCTTCGACTTCATGATGCGGCTTTCCGGATCGGTGAAGTTGCGTTGCGCCTTGGGATTGGGTTCCTCCGATGGCAGCGCCGCCGGTTTGCCCGGCTTCTTGCGGCCTTCGGCCTGGCGCTGCTGTTCCTTTTCGGCCTCGATGCGGCGCTCTTCCTCCGCCGCCAGTTTGGCGTCCGCTTCCAGCGCCGCCATCGCTTGCTGGATCTTCGCCAGCCGTTTCGTCGCTGTTGCCGAAAGTCTCATCCTCCGAGGCATCCGCCGCCTCGGCGGCCGCCAGCATGCGAGCGACCTCGGCCTTCAATTCCGCCTCGCGCTTCTTCATGCGCTCATAACTCATCGCCTTGTGTTTCGACGCGTTCGCCTTGATCTTCGTACCATCCAGCGCGACATGACCGAGCTTGACCAGCCCGGCCGTCTCGCACAACTTCAGAACCTGCACGAATAGCGCGCCGAGCGCCTTCAAATGTCGCTTGCGAAAGTCGCTGATCGTCCGAAAATCCGGCGCATCCAGCGCCACGATCATCACAAAATCGTTCCGCTCCCGGCAGGCCTTGGCAATCCGACGCGACGAATACAGCCCACTCGCATAGCTATGCAGCAGCAGCGCCACCATCATCCGCGGATCAAACGGCGGCTGCCCAAGCCCGCTCACATAGCTGCCCATGATCTCCCTGAGATCGAGGCTCTCCCGCACCAGATCAACCATAAACCGCGAGACATGGCCTTTCGGCACGAAGTCCTGCACATTCGGCGGCAGAAGCAGCGTCTGATCGATGTTCCAAGGCCGAAAATACTTGCTCATCGCCCAATGTTGAATCAGACCCGACCAGATTTGAACAGCGACTATCCAGACAAGCTCCTAGCAAGCCCTTCCTTGCCTATGTGGTAGATGTTTACACCTTGCGTCTTAGAAACGAAGTTTTCCTTCAGAGCGCTCAGCAGGAAATAGGAATGAATGTACTCCGACGTGCAGCCTTCCGGCTTCACCCGTATCAACGTGTTCTGGAAGCAACAATTCTCGATCTGTCCCTGCCAAATTGCAGGTTTGCCAACCTCGTTAGCACTACCTGAACCTTCGTTTACGAGAACATCGCCGGCACAGAGGCGAAAACGTTCGAAATCCGCATCATCAAAGTTCATTTCCTTCACATCCGCCAGGTCCCATCCATTCCATGTGATGTTCGCTGCTCGAACGTAAGGGCGCATGTTCTTGCCAGTATGGTTTTCCGGTGACCTTTGGCGGCCGAGGCCTACCCCCGCAATATCGGAAACGGGTGCCCATTCCCAATTCGGAGGCACAGGCCAAAGTGGCACCAGTTGATCACGCCGCCTGGTCATTCCGCCGCCTCCGGAACCGCTACAGCTTCGTCAACGCTATCCGGCTCAAGCTCGTCTGAAAGATTTTCGATATCCGCCAGTGCCGCCTTGAGATGGCCGATGATAGCAGCGGCGATGTCCACCGGTTCCGTTAGGTGCTCCTCGACATCAACCTCGGTGTCGCGCAGCCACGAAATATCAAGATTGTCGTTTCGGGCCTTGATCGCGTCTCGCGTGAAGCAGCGCCAACGACCTTCCTCGCCCTGATCCTTTCGTTTGGCCCCACCGTTGGGATCGCTGCCATAGACCTTCTCGAAATCTGCAAAATCTTGCATCGTCAGCGGACGAGTTTTGCCAAATGCGGGAGCATCTGCCCGCATGTCATAGACCCATACCGACTTGGTATTGCCCTTGTCCGTCGTGCCTCGCTGAAGGAGCAGCAGGTTGGTCTTAACCCCTTGTGCATAGAAGATGCCGGTCGGCAAACGCAGAATGGTGTGCAGATTGCAGAGGTCCATCAGCCATGAGCGCAGTCGCTGGCCCGTGTTGTCCTCGAACAGAACATTGTCTGGCACCACCACCGCTGCACGTCCAGCCGGCTTTAGAGAGCGGACAACGTGCTCAACGAAAGCCAGTTGCTTGTTTGACGTGTCGGCCGTAATCGAGAAGTCCGAACGCGTCGGTCTGCCGCCGCCCTTTTTGGTGCCAAACGGTGGATTGGTCAGGATCAAATCGGCCTTTGGCAGGCGCTCACCGTCGGGACTGAGTGTGTCTCCGACAGCCACGCCCGCTCCCTCGATGCCGTGGAGCATGAGGTTCATTAACAGCAGTCGATGGGCATCAAGGACCAGTTCCAGTCCCGCAAACGCCTGTGTGCGCTGGAACGCCTGTTGCGCTGGTGAAAGGTTGAATAGGTCGTCGGTGGCGTCCTTAATATAGCGGTCCGCCGCTACGAGAAAGCCGCCCGTGCCCGCTGCGGGGTCCTGAACAATTTCACCGGACTGTGGCTTCAGAAGGCGCACCGCACAGTCGATCAATGGACGCGGTGTGAAATACTGTCCGGCCCCGGATTTCTTTTCGCCAGCATTTTTTTGCAGTAAGCCCTCATAGAGGTCGCCCAGTCCTTCGCGGCGGGCAGAGAACCAATCCAGCTTGTCGATTTCTGAGACCAGCGTGCTCAGGTTCGTCGGCTTGCGCAACGAAGTCTGCGCGTCGGTAAAGATGTCGCGCACCATGCCTGTGCCGCTGGTGCCGAGCTTGAGCAGCAGGGCGCGGTAATGGGTGAGTAAGCCCTCGCCCTCGCGTTTCGTCAGGTCGCTCCAGCGGTAGCCCTTGGGTAAGGCGTCCTCGCGCTTCGTCTCCTGCATCATCTTTAGAAACAGCAGAAACGTAAGTTCGGTTACATACGCTTGGTACGTGATGCCGTCATCGCGCAGGACATTGCACAGGCCCCAGAGTTTTTGCACGATGTCGCGTGTCACGTGCTGGTCGGTCATGCAGATTTGCTCCAAAGTTCGTCATTTATGTCGCCGAGAATGGCGTCCAGTTTGCCGTCGAAAATGCGGTTTAACCGGGTGAACCCACCGGTTTCCTCGCGAAATTGCTCTTCATCCAGCACGGCACGATCAGCAACGCCCACCTGCGCGACAGCTTTGCCAATGCGCTCAAGCCATTTACGTTGTGGCTCGCTCCAGCTACCACGCTTCACAATCCGATCCATTGCCGCCTTGACGCGATCTGCCCACGGGACAAGCGGGTCGCCAATTGCAGCCTGTCGGATGAAACCGACAATGGACGCCGCAATATCCTCGTTCTTCGCTTGCTTCCATGCATTGCGTAGTGCGGCTTCGGAGAAGCCTTGCCGATCAAGCTCCATCCTCACGGATTTCAGATTATCCCTCGTCAACTCTCGGGGACGCTGCACGACGGCCTGCAAAGCCGCGACCTTGTTGACGTTATCCTGGATAAACTGAGAAAACGAACTGAGGAAGTCCTCAGGCCGTACCATCGCAGCCCCATATCCGATTGTTGTGGAAACAACCTTGTCAGGGTGCTCCGAGATCGGCAGCGGAATTGGCCTCCCGCTATCGGGCTTCCAGTCGAGGATTAGGCCAATTCCCTGCTTGCCTCTCAACCAGTTGGTCAATCCATCAAGTGGCTCGTTCCTAAAGCGGTTGAGGGTTGCCTGGATCGGCTCGCCAGCCACGCCCTGGAACGCGTCTTCTGCTTCAGCAGTGAGCTTACCAAGCCGTCGGCCCAGCTTCACAACTATTTCATCGCGCAATTGGGTGCGGTGAGCAGCATCAGTAATGCGTGCGAATTGTTCGAACAGTTGCATCAGTGTGATTTTAGGATTGACGACCACTGGTTTCATGGCCGTCACGGGCTGCAAAGCATCGTAGATGCCGACGGCGTCGAAGATACGAAACGTTTCCTTTCCAATTTCAGGACAAAGGCGGGTCGCTCGGCCTAGCATCTGCTCGTATAGGATACGGCTATTCACACGGCGGATGAACACAAGATTTGCGATTGTTGGAACATCGACGCCCGTTGTCAGCAAGTCAACGGTCACTGCAACTGTGGGCAGGGCGTCATTGCGGTAGCGCCGGATCAGCGTGCCAGGCGCATCAACGCTGCCTGTCACCTTTGCAACCGCCGCATCATCGATTTCCCCATACCGGTCAAGGAATGCCTTCTTTAGCTCGGCAACAACAATGTCCGCATGTCCATCCGTCGAGGCGAAGATCAGCGTCTTGCCTGGCAGAGAGGGATCGATGTGCTTGGCTAGTTCTTCGCTCACGGCCCGATTGAATGAGCGGGTGATCACGCGACGGTTGAAGTCATCGATCTCGAAATCCAGATCGTCAGGTGCATGTGTAAGATCGATTTCGCCCGTTATGGGATTGAGCAAGGGCAGTGGATCGCCCCGCGCAAAATGAATGCCATCGCGTGACAACTCGGTTTCAATGCGTAAGGGCGGTTCGTGATCGATCAGGAACCCATCGATCACAGCTTCACGGTATGGATATGTGAATATCGGATCGCCAAATATCTGCGCCGTGTGCAGCGCTGGCGTAGCAGTCAGACCAATCTTGACTGCGTCAAAGTGTTCTAAGACCCGTCGATACTTCGATACATAGTCGGCTTCATCGCGAAACGACATTTCGGCATCGGACATCTCGCGGTCGAGCAGATAACCACGGTGACATTCATCGACAACGATCAAATCGTATTGATCAACCGGCGGGACATCCTCATTCTCATTCGCAAATAGCACCCGCTTTACCAAGCTCTGGATAGTGCAGATGTGAACCTTGGTGGCCGTTTCGGGCAGCACGTCACCGAGTTCCTTCAAGCCAAAAATATCTGCGAATGTTCGAGCGCTTACGATCCGTGTTGTCTTGAACTCATTGGCCGCTTGCTCGCCAAGCGCATGACGATCAACAACGAAACAGATGCGCCGGAAGCGCTTCGTTTCGAGCAGGCGATACAGCAGGGCGATAGCGAGCTTGGTCTTGCCAGTGCCGGTGGCCATCGCCAGGAGCATCGTCCGGTTGGCATCATCCGCGAGGGTGCTCTCGACGGCACGAATGGCCCGTTTTTGATAATCGCGGAGTGGGAAACCGAACTCGATAGGTAGCGATGCAAGGCGTTCCTGAGCCGCCTCGCGATCCATATTGAGTTGCCCCATCAAGCCTTCGGGCGTCGGCCAATCCGTGAGTGCTCGCCGATGGTTGGTCGGATTGCGCGCATCGCGAAACCAGATGCCACTTTGGGTTTCAACCTGCTTGAGGTATGGGCGTCCATTGGTAGCGAACAGGAATGGTACTTGAAACGGCAGCTCTTTGGTTGCGCCCGAACTAAATGGCCATGGCCCTCCCTCGGTAAGCTCAATACTGCCGGTGGGATCGAACGCTTGAGCGTAACGACCAGCTTGGTCAATTGCAGCCTGGACGTTTTTGCTCTTGCGCTTGGCTTCCACCAGAGCAATGCATGTCATGCCGACAAAGAGTGCGTAGTCCGCGGGGCCGTTGGCGGTCGGCCATTCGGCAATCGCCATCGATTTTCCTTTGACCGGTCGAGCACCCTTCGCGTACCGCAGGTTCATGGTGTCGGCGTCCCAGCCACGCGCGCGCAACTGTTCATCAATGAGTTGGCGTGTAGCAGCCTCGTCGAGATCAATGGCCTCTGCGGCGGCAGAGGCAGACCTCAGCATCGCTTGCCTTTCTGAGGCGGAACTGGATGCCGCGGCCGATTGCCACTCAACGAGTTGCTCGGCGAGTTCTACCGGTTGTGAAGGCAGCCCAACTGAGAGCCGCTCTTCAAGAGCTTCGAGGGAGGAACTTGCCGGAGCCTTCGCAACTGCTTGCAATTGTGATAGTCGTCGGCTCAGTTCAATTTTTGCAGCTTCTGCCTCGGCCGCCAATTGAGCATATATATCTCGCTCCTCGGCAGCTCCTTTGGCTCCCTGTTCAGCGGCCCGCCGAGCCGCTTCCGCTTCAGCAATTCTCTCTTTTGCTCGTTGCGCCTCCGTTAGGGCAGCTTCTTTCTCGCCTTTCAACCTCTCAAGCTCGGCCTTAACTTCGGCCGTTGCATCAGCGGGGGCTCGGGGCGGTTGAAATGGACCCGGCTTGAAGTTTTGATCATCGAAGGTGCGGTAGAACCAGATTGCAAGCTGACGAGCCATTTTAAGGCACGAGAGCGCGGTGGCATGATCACCGTCACGGTCATGGGTCGCCGCATTCCCCAACTTGCGAAGCTGATGGAATAGATCCATGACGGACGAGGGGTAATTTCCCTCTAGCCGTAGTCGCCGAAGCAGGTCGGCTTGCAGCTCTCGTGCATCCGTGAGGAGGCCGGAACGAGCAGCTAGCATTTGGGCTAATACTTCGCCGAACTGGCGGAGCAAGATGAGCGCAACGACCGGATCATCCGAGAAATAGCGCTCGCACCCCGCGCCGATCCGGTCCAAATCCGGGTAGTGCTTGGCAAAAAAGCCGAAGTTGGCCGATTTTGGCGGCCCGGTGAGTTTGGTGGTATGAGCCAACCGCTCCCCCCGAAGCAGCCCGCGAGAAAAGGGATTTAAGGTTACGTCACTTTCAGCATGCGCGACTTAGCGCGGCGGTTCAAGATATTCCTTTGTACAATCTAAGGGTTATCTTCCACCAGGCATATGCGGAATTAATCCAGCGGCCCCTGTTCGAGCGGCTGATCTACTTCATGCTGCGGGCTTACGTCGAGAACATCGCCTATCGGCTGTTCGTGTTCTCGATCCTGGTGTTTTTGCTAGCCAGGCTGAAGATGGCATCGCCTGTGACCATCGTGCTGGCCATGGTCGTAAGCCAATGCCTCAACATCGGGGCGAATGTTCCGCACGAGGCGGTTACGGCGCAGGTCTTCCTCTATGACACGATCCGGTATGTTGCACCGGGCGTCTTGTGGGCGTGGATCTATCTTCGCTTTGGTTTCGTTACGGCTGAAGTGGCGTCGGTCGGATGTCACGTATTCTTGCAGCCGGCATTTAGCATTTTGTTCGTCTAACGTGGATGGGATGTTGGCTCAGTCATCGCATCAGCTTGAACAGTTCGAGGACTTCGGTGACACGCAGCTTCGTGCCCTTCGGCATGTGCTCGAGGAGCAGGGCTCGGGGTATCCGCAGCGATCTCATCCCGCTTGAGCGGGGTACGCATACGACGGAGGCCGCCTGATTGACGCATGCGCGCGGGCACGGCGAGGTCTATGATGGCATTGGGTGAAGGGTGAAGGTCAGGCGGCCTGCTGATTGGCTGGCTTGTCGGCCTGGCGCAGGAGCTTCCATTCCCAGGGCAAGAGCTCGTGCAGACGCGATGCGGGATGATCGGCGATACGGGCCAGGACGTCGGCGAGCCAGGCCTTGGGATCGACGTCGTTGAGGCGACAGGTCGTGATCATCGTCAGCATGATGGCGGCACGGTCGGCGCCGCGTTGGCTGCCGGCGAAGGTCCAGTTGCGCCTTCCCAAGGCGATGCCTCTCAATGCGCGCTCAGCGCAATTGTTGGTCAAGCAGATCCTGCCGTCGTCGAGGAAGCGGGCGAAGCCGTCCCAGCGCCTGAGCATGTAGTTAATCGGCTTCAGGACCTCGGAGGAACGCGAGAGGGTTTCGCGCTCGCGGAGCAGCCAGGCATGCATGTCCTCGAGAAGTGACTTACTCTGTTCCTGGCGAGCGGCACGCCGCTCGCCGGCACCGCGGCCGTTGATGGCGCGCTCGATCTCGAACAACGTATCGAGGCGTCTGACAGCCTCCAGCGCGATCGGGGAGACCGGTTTGCCTTTCTTGCCTTCCCGAGCATTTTTCTCGATATCAGCCAGCTCGAAGAAGCCCCGCCGCGCATGGGCCACGCAAAACGCCGGCGTAATCGGCAGCGCCTTCTTCTGCGGGTCGAACAGCGGCTCGAAGCCGCTGTAGCAATCCGCCTGCAAGATGCCGGC
This sequence is a window from Bradyrhizobium septentrionale. Protein-coding genes within it:
- a CDS encoding N-6 DNA methylase; the protein is MTDQHVTRDIVQKLWGLCNVLRDDGITYQAYVTELTFLLFLKMMQETKREDALPKGYRWSDLTKREGEGLLTHYRALLLKLGTSGTGMVRDIFTDAQTSLRKPTNLSTLVSEIDKLDWFSARREGLGDLYEGLLQKNAGEKKSGAGQYFTPRPLIDCAVRLLKPQSGEIVQDPAAGTGGFLVAADRYIKDATDDLFNLSPAQQAFQRTQAFAGLELVLDAHRLLLMNLMLHGIEGAGVAVGDTLSPDGERLPKADLILTNPPFGTKKGGGRPTRSDFSITADTSNKQLAFVEHVVRSLKPAGRAAVVVPDNVLFEDNTGQRLRSWLMDLCNLHTILRLPTGIFYAQGVKTNLLLLQRGTTDKGNTKSVWVYDMRADAPAFGKTRPLTMQDFADFEKVYGSDPNGGAKRKDQGEEGRWRCFTRDAIKARNDNLDISWLRDTEVDVEEHLTEPVDIAAAIIGHLKAALADIENLSDELEPDSVDEAVAVPEAAE
- the hsdR gene encoding type I restriction-modification system endonuclease; translated protein: MAHTTKLTGPPKSANFGFFAKHYPDLDRIGAGCERYFSDDPVVALILLRQFGEVLAQMLAARSGLLTDARELQADLLRRLRLEGNYPSSVMDLFHQLRKLGNAATHDRDGDHATALSCLKMARQLAIWFYRTFDDQNFKPGPFQPPRAPADATAEVKAELERLKGEKEAALTEAQRAKERIAEAEAARRAAEQGAKGAAEERDIYAQLAAEAEAAKIELSRRLSQLQAVAKAPASSSLEALEERLSVGLPSQPVELAEQLVEWQSAAASSSASERQAMLRSASAAAEAIDLDEAATRQLIDEQLRARGWDADTMNLRYAKGARPVKGKSMAIAEWPTANGPADYALFVGMTCIALVEAKRKSKNVQAAIDQAGRYAQAFDPTGSIELTEGGPWPFSSGATKELPFQVPFLFATNGRPYLKQVETQSGIWFRDARNPTNHRRALTDWPTPEGLMGQLNMDREAAQERLASLPIEFGFPLRDYQKRAIRAVESTLADDANRTMLLAMATGTGKTKLAIALLYRLLETKRFRRICFVVDRHALGEQAANEFKTTRIVSARTFADIFGLKELGDVLPETATKVHICTIQSLVKRVLFANENEDVPPVDQYDLIVVDECHRGYLLDREMSDAEMSFRDEADYVSKYRRVLEHFDAVKIGLTATPALHTAQIFGDPIFTYPYREAVIDGFLIDHEPPLRIETELSRDGIHFARGDPLPLLNPITGEIDLTHAPDDLDFEIDDFNRRVITRSFNRAVSEELAKHIDPSLPGKTLIFASTDGHADIVVAELKKAFLDRYGEIDDAAVAKVTGSVDAPGTLIRRYRNDALPTVAVTVDLLTTGVDVPTIANLVFIRRVNSRILYEQMLGRATRLCPEIGKETFRIFDAVGIYDALQPVTAMKPVVVNPKITLMQLFEQFARITDAAHRTQLRDEIVVKLGRRLGKLTAEAEDAFQGVAGEPIQATLNRFRNEPLDGLTNWLRGKQGIGLILDWKPDSGRPIPLPISEHPDKVVSTTIGYGAAMVRPEDFLSSFSQFIQDNVNKVAALQAVVQRPRELTRDNLKSVRMELDRQGFSEAALRNAWKQAKNEDIAASIVGFIRQAAIGDPLVPWADRVKAAMDRIVKRGSWSEPQRKWLERIGKAVAQVGVADRAVLDEEQFREETGGFTRLNRIFDGKLDAILGDINDELWSKSA